In Ipomoea triloba cultivar NCNSP0323 chromosome 7, ASM357664v1, a single genomic region encodes these proteins:
- the LOC116026162 gene encoding 5'-3' exoribonuclease 3-like isoform X2 produces MGVPSFYRWLVNKYPKIVENAVEDDESSVDFDNFYVDMNGIIHACFHPEDDLFPPTTYEEVFQKIYDYIDRLFNIVRPRKLLYLAIDGVAPRAKMNQQRARRFRTAKDKEIIEEEEMKLREKYKREGKIVLEKEESEVEDSNVITPGTLFMYILSEKLQIYIQERIRENPGWKNIKVILSDSNVPGEGEHKINSFIHAQRMFPGYNPNTRHCLYGLDADLIMLALASHELHFSVLRENVLTVNDQSNHLSSLELSMRKAEDPMTNSRGWFKQCDSLANKSDKGKQIHATKKDFQFLKVWVLREYLDLDIRAKLPEDCKADLERVVDDFVFICFFAGNDFLPHMPTLEIHEGALDLLLYVYKKEFKNPGDYLVDMERVGNVRGYIKLSRVERFILSVGQFEEKIFKKRMEIREKRVRRVLLESRDDDAEEVNMDNVVNQFDVAVSLGSDNQETSDISLALSNTKDLKQELKDIIRSNADTFKYGGAVDKVKFGEAGWRERYYTEKFKVESGGDIESTRKAVVAKYTEGLHWVLLYYYKGVPSWNWFYPYHYGPSASDLKGMSQTKVKFQNGQPFKPFDQLMSVLPPRSAHALPEAYGFLMQDENSNIVEFYPTVFDTDLDGKRFAWQGISKLPFIDEERLLVETRKLDKDLTDLDRKRNMEAAELLYMEGSCKLALHIMSSFKNCKGLQENDAIQIGLALSDGVSGLVWSKDYCTNDLPMDTLCVFYRTLPCSSSLPRVLEGTDFPEQTVFEADIGETVLWHELNGRPGCSSSHRYHNHGSSVGRASNSPRNHRNSVPDEFVKGSGCGWAGRGGRHFSEPELQNPNNFPRYSPSRPVVNSRIHPSSSPRERPSSMTAYSRQPIGTPSNQVYRPRSPVVVPLQSFCAPSVSPWGRGNAGPRNSGLESQWRVPAPVAAVAPADYPWRNAGPRNSGLENQWRMAAPPAAPTDSPWIRVNAGSRNSGVENQWRATAPAAVSRGGQPVWNNQNNRR; encoded by the exons ATGGGAGTTCCTTCCTTCTACAGGTGGCTGGTTAACAAATACCCAAAAATAGTAGAGAACGCTGTTGAGGACGATGAGTCATCAGTTGACTTCGACAACTTTTATGTTGACATGAATGGGATCATCCATGCCTGTTTCCACCCAGAAGATGAT CTTTTCCCTCCAACCACGTACGAGGAAGTGTTCCAGAAAATCTATGATTACATTGATCGCCTCTTCAACATCGTACGGCCTCGGAAACTCCTGTACCTGGCCATAG ATGGTGTTGCGCCACGGGCCAAAATGAACCAACAAAGAGCAAGGCGTTTTCGGACAGCTAAGGATAAGGAAATAATT GAAGAAGAGGAGATGAAACTGAGAGAGAAGTATAAAAGAGAAGGTAAAATTGTCTTAGAGAAAGAGGAGTCTGAAGTGGAGGATTCGAATGTAATCACCCCTGGGACATTGTTTATGTATATACTTTCTgagaaattacaaatttacatcCAAGAAAGGATCCGTGAAAATCCAGGGTGGAAGAATATTAAG GTTATTCTCTCTGATTCCAATGTTCCTGGTGAAGGGGAACACAAGATAAACTCTTTTATACACGCCCAGCGCATGTTTCCTGGTTACAATCCCAACACACGCCATTGTTTGTATGGCTtg GATGCTGACTTGATTATGTTAGCATTAGCATCGCACGAGCTTCACTTTTCAGTTTTAAGGGAG AATGTTCTTACTGTGAATGATCAATCGAATCACTTGTCATCGCTTGAACTTAGTATGCGAAAGGCAGAGGATCCTATGACGAACAGTAGAGGATGGTTTAAACAG TGTGATTCGTTGGCTAACAAGTCTGACAAGGGGAAGCAAATTCATGCAACGAAGAAAGATTTTCAG TTCCTTAAGGTTTGGGTGCTCCGGGAGTACCTTGACCTTGATATTAGAGCTAAACTTCCCGAAGATTGTAAAGCTGATTTAGAGAGAGTAGTTGATGACTTTGTGTTCATTTGTTTCTTTGCGGGAAACGATTTTCTTCCTCACATGCCCACCCTCGAGATTCATGAG GGGGCACTTGATTTACTTTTGTATGTCTACAAGAAAGAATTCAAAAACCCCGgtgattatttggttgacatGGAAAgg GTTGGCAACGTGAGGGGCTACATTAAGTTGTCGAGAGTTGAAAGATTCATACTTTCTGTTGGTCAATTTGAAGAGAAGATATTTAAGAAAAGAATGGAAATTCGAGAAAAAAGAGTTAGGCGGGTACTTTTAGAATCCAGAGACGAT GACGCAGAGGAAGTCAATATGGATAACGTGGTGAACCAATTTGATGTTGCAGTCTCTCTCGGCTCCGATAACCAGGAAACTTCTGACATTTCTCTT GCTTTAAGCAATACGAAGGATTTGAAGCAGGAGTTGAAAGACATCATCCGCTCGAATGCTGATACATTTAAATACGGCGGTGCAGTGGATAAG GTAAAATTTGGTGAAGCTGGCTGGCGGGAGCGGTACTACACTGAAAAATTTAAAGTGGAAAGTGGCGGAGATATAGAATCCACAAGAAAGGCTGTC GTTGCTAAGTACACCGAAGGCCTACATTGGGTCTTGTTGTACTACTATAAGGGGGTGCCGTCATGGAACTG GTTTTATCCATATCACTATGGTCCGTCGGCGTCGGACTTGAAAGGAATGTCTCAAACGAAGGTGAAATTTCAGAATGGGCAACCGTTTAAaccttttgatcaactgatgTCTGTCCTTCCTCCCAGGAG TGCTCATGCACTCCCAGAAGCGTACGGGTTTCTCATGCAAGATGAGAATTCAAACATCGTTGAATTTTACCCTACTG TGTTCGATACTGATCTCGATGGGAAGCGATTTGCATGGCAG GGAATAAGCAAGCTGCCATTCATAGATGAGGAACGTCTCTTAGTTGAGACAAGGAAACTCGACAAAGATCTTACG GACCTTGACAGAAAGAGGAATATGGAGGCAGCCGAGTTGTTGTACATGGAGGGCTCATGTAAACTTGCCTTGCATATTATGTCATCTTTCAAAAACTGTAAAGGTTTACAAGAAAACGATGCCATTCAAATAGGTCTCGCTTTGAG TGATGGAGTTAGCGGTCTCGTGTGGAGTAAAGATTATTGTACCAATGATCTGCCAATGGACACTTT GTGTGTGTTTTATCGGACTTTGCCGTGCTCTTCTTCTCTTCCTCGAGTATTAGAGGGTACCGATTTCCCTGAACAG ACTGTTTTTGAAGCTGACATTGGAGAAACAGTGCTTTGGCACGAACTCAACGGTAGACCAGGCTGCAGTTCCTCCCACAG GTATCATAATCATGGATCATCGGTGGGTAGGGCGAGTAATAGCCCAAGAAATCATAGGAATTCTGTTCCTGACGAGTTTGTAAAGGGTTCTGGTTGTGGATGGGCTGGTCGCGGTGGAAGGCACTTTTCTGAACCTGAATTGCAGAACCCTAACAATTTCCCGAGATATAGTCCATCTAGACCTGTTGTGAATTCTAGAATTCATCCATCATCATCTCCCCGGGAAAGACCGTCTTCAATGACAGCATATTCTAGACAACCAATCGGGACTCCAAGCAATCAAGTTTATAGGCCTAGATCACCAGTTGTTGTTCCACTGCAATCTTTCTGTGCTCCGAGTGTTAGCCCCTGGGGACGAGGGAATGCGGGCCCCAGAAACAGCGGGCTAGAGAGTCAATGGCGGGTGCCTGCACCAGTGGCAGCTGTTGCTCCCGCTGATTACCCTTGGAGGAATGCGGGCCCCAGAAATAGCGGGCTAGAGAATCAATGGCGAATGGCTGCACCACCTGCTGCTCCGACTGATAGCCCCTGGATACGAGTGAATGCAGGCTCCAGAAATAGCGGGGTGGAGAATCAATGGCGCGCGACTGCACCAGCAGCGGTCTCTAGAGGAGGACAGCCTGTTTGGAATAACCAGAACAACAGAAGATAG